The DNA segment CTGATTCTAATAAAACTAATGGAAAACTTTCACTCTTTGATGTAAGGAGAGTAAGATTAACCATTGGCAGAAGGGCTCCAACATCGTTTCTGAAACCTAAGAAATGGACACTTTTATCAACTTCTAACTTCTCGCAAAGTTTACGCAATTGATTCTCAAGTGTACCATCACCGATCAGCAGTAAATGAGCATTTTCATTCCTCTGCTTAAAAGCTGCAAACGCCTCGATGGCTAGTTCATGCTGTTTTACCGGTTCAAATCGTGCAACCATAGCTATTAAGAAGTCTTCTTCTGTAAAGCCAAAGTTCTTTCGTTCCCAGTTCATTTCTGGCGTTTTTGAAAAGTCTATCCCATTATAAATGGTCGTAATTTTATGGTTAGGTACATTCATTTGCAGCAACCGTTTACGGAAACGCTCAGATATAGCCATGCAGTGATCAGCTGAACGGATTGCCCGCTTGTGAAGGCGTGTAAACAGCTCACCTTTTACACCATGACCAATAAAGTCATCGTCCGGATCACTATGGAGTGTAAGAACCCACGGTATCTGAAGTTTCGGCTTTAGCAACCTCATTAATACATTAGCTCTTGGACCATGGGTATGAACGATATCGATCTTTTCCTGCTGAATATAACGGTTAATTTGAAAGACAACTGATAAATCAAAAGGGAAAGCTTGTTTAAAATGCACTGTTTCAATACCTAACTCTTGCGCTCGCTGAACCATTTCCCCATCTTCAAACACTCCTAAAACCACCTGATCATGGTCTAATTCGTTTAATAAAGACAGGATGTGCTTCATGCCGCCGCCCGTTTCGTTCCCTGCATTTAAGTGTAAAACTTTCATAGCCTTATCCCTCTCTCCTACCGTACTTGCTTTTAGAATGTCACTTTTTCCATAAGATATGCCAAATGAATCGCGGCAACTGTAACATCCGTTTCCAGCGTGACGGTTGTTTGATTAACCTATAAAGCCACTCTACATTCAATTTCTGCCAGATCTTAGGTGCACGCTTGACATAGCCAGCCAAACCGTCCAAGCTGCCACCGACCCCCATAAACAAGCCGTGGTTAAATTGGCTATAATAACGGTGTATCCATTTCTCCTGGTTTGGAAACCCTAATCCTACAAAAATGATATCAGGTTGAGTTCTTTCAATGGCATCGGCAACGGCAGCATCATCGAGGTCAAAATAGCCATGATGTTTTCCTGCCACAACTAAATCAGGAAAAATGTTAGCAATATTCTCTACTGCCTTACCTAGGACCACCTCGTTTGATCCAAGAAAATAACAACTAAGCCGCTCTTGATTTGCCCGTTCAAGCAGCTGTTGCATTAAATCATAACCAGCAATTCTTTCAGGAAGCGGATTTCCTATCAACTTTGAACCAATAACTACCCCAATGCCATCCGCAACCACATAGTCAGCCTGCTTGATAATTTGCTTATAAGTATTGTTATCTTCAGCTTCCATAACAATTTCCGGATTGGCTGTCACAATAAACGTTTTCCTTTTAGCTTTAAGTGCAGGGTATAAATGATCATCCAACAGCTGTTGGTTGCTAACTTTTATAAAAGGAATTCCTTTAATTTCAACATACTCTTGATTGTTTTCCATGACAAGACACCTTCCTAGGTTTTTACAATAATTAATATGAAGTTTACAAAATAAAACATGTGGTTTATTGTCTTGTACTATGTACCAAGTTTATTATAAAGGGTTGGGATGAAAACGACAATTAATTCTCGAAACCTAAGGAGATTTTCAGAAATGGGACCAACGTCACAATAAGAGCCAAATTCCTAAATCGAAAATTTATAGTTTAGCTAACATAACAAAGCACCCACTCCTATTAAGAGTGGGTGCCTTTTGTTACGTTGCTTCTTTTATTCCACTTTGTTTACGCGTTACTTCTTCTTGATATTCCTGTTTTTCTTTTTTAGACATCTTCTTATACTTCTCTAAAAATTCTTCATAGTGCTCGAGAACTTCCTTAGCAGCTCCATATTCCTTTACTCTGCCATATTCAAGCCAGACTACCTTCTCGCAAAACTTCTTCATCTGCCCAATCGAGTGGCTGACAAAAAACATTGTTTTCCCGCTCTCTTTAAACTCATACATCTTCGCTAAACTTTTTTCGGCAAATGCTTTATCACCAACAGATAGGGCTTCATCAATTAGCAATATATCAGGATCCACATTAACTGAGATCGCAAAGCCAAGACGTGACTTCATCCCACTTGAATACGACTTTACTGGCTGATCAATAAACTTTTCAACTTCTGCAAATTCAATAATCTCATTCTCGAGTTCATTGATTTGCTGTTTATTAAAGCCTAACATAAGAAGCTTCAATTCTATATTTTCACGACCTGTTAACTTATTATCCAGTCCAGAATTAACTGCAATTATAGCAGCTTGTCCCTTCACTTCTACCGATCCAGAAGATTCCGGAACAACGCCCGCAATAATATTAGACAAAGTGGACTTTCCTGAACCATTCACTCCGACAAAGCCTACGATGTCACCCTCGTCCACATCGAAACTGACATTCTGAAGCGCATAAAAGTCTTCTCCATAGGATTTCCTAGGAATCACAAGATCAAGTAACCGCTCTTTCGGGCTGCTAAACAATTTATATATCTTTGTAACATCATTTACA comes from the Halobacillus shinanisalinarum genome and includes:
- a CDS encoding glycosyltransferase family 4 protein: MKVLHLNAGNETGGGMKHILSLLNELDHDQVVLGVFEDGEMVQRAQELGIETVHFKQAFPFDLSVVFQINRYIQQEKIDIVHTHGPRANVLMRLLKPKLQIPWVLTLHSDPDDDFIGHGVKGELFTRLHKRAIRSADHCMAISERFRKRLLQMNVPNHKITTIYNGIDFSKTPEMNWERKNFGFTEEDFLIAMVARFEPVKQHELAIEAFAAFKQRNENAHLLLIGDGTLENQLRKLCEKLEVDKSVHFLGFRNDVGALLPMVNLTLLTSKSESFPLVLLESARANVPAVTTDVGGVDQLIPSKGYGWIVDQSKSESIANALNQAALLNGSELQVIGERFRDFASNRYSTQHFADQVENVYDFLYKLPSKIGYNI
- a CDS encoding WecB/TagA/CpsF family glycosyltransferase; translated protein: MENNQEYVEIKGIPFIKVSNQQLLDDHLYPALKAKRKTFIVTANPEIVMEAEDNNTYKQIIKQADYVVADGIGVVIGSKLIGNPLPERIAGYDLMQQLLERANQERLSCYFLGSNEVVLGKAVENIANIFPDLVVAGKHHGYFDLDDAAVADAIERTQPDIIFVGLGFPNQEKWIHRYYSQFNHGLFMGVGGSLDGLAGYVKRAPKIWQKLNVEWLYRLIKQPSRWKRMLQLPRFIWHILWKK
- the tagH gene encoding teichoic acids export ABC transporter ATP-binding subunit TagH, whose amino-acid sequence is MAKSVIVNDVTKIYKLFSSPKERLLDLVIPRKSYGEDFYALQNVSFDVDEGDIVGFVGVNGSGKSTLSNIIAGVVPESSGSVEVKGQAAIIAVNSGLDNKLTGRENIELKLLMLGFNKQQINELENEIIEFAEVEKFIDQPVKSYSSGMKSRLGFAISVNVDPDILLIDEALSVGDKAFAEKSLAKMYEFKESGKTMFFVSHSIGQMKKFCEKVVWLEYGRVKEYGAAKEVLEHYEEFLEKYKKMSKKEKQEYQEEVTRKQSGIKEAT